Proteins encoded together in one Diceros bicornis minor isolate mBicDic1 chromosome 18, mDicBic1.mat.cur, whole genome shotgun sequence window:
- the CCDC92B gene encoding coiled-coil domain containing 92B isoform X2 — translation MDTVSLEHQIQSVQRHISFLKKEQMALLRDLHLEILRLQKRCSELTHDLEMREAQSHQQEAASRELESKCRALESQLAARAAANAELRREVAQREALVSALRCSLRAEERRFLEELRRRSHRATVLGTELQKHTEAAAYLSCQLHAARQRLQTPRPGPGATAEPRPRRRAQRARRLPAAAEAVAKGPGRDWAAWDRAASALDDVDPMPDPALFLCARRPPRPSGRSPRQPPRQEPPDQAGLQAGPCRSPPGAPSPPSAPGDPE, via the exons ATGGATACCGTGTCCCTGGAGCATCAGATCCAGAGCGTGCAACGACACATCAGCTTCCTGAAAAAAGAGCAGATGGCCCTGCTGCGAGACCTGCACCTGGAAATCCTGAGGCTGCAGAAACGCTGCTCAG AACTGACCCATGACCTGGAGATGAGAGAGGCCCAGTCTCACCAACAAG AGGCGGCGTCCCGGGAGCTGGAGAGCAAGTGCCGCGCGCTGGAGTCCCAGCTGGCGGCGCGGGCGGCGGCCAACGCGGAGCTGCGGCGGGAGGTGGCGCAGCGCGAGGCGCTGGTGTCGGCGCTGCGCTGCAGCCTGCGCGCCGAGGAGCGCCGCTTCTTGGAGGAGCTGCGGCGCCGCAGCCACCGCGCCACCGTGCTGGGCACCGAGCTGCAGAAGCACACCGAGGCGGCCGCCTACCTCTCCTGCCAGCTGCACGCGGCGCGCCAGAGACTGCAGACTCCGCGCCCGGGCCCCGGGGCCACCGCCGAGCCCCGGCCCCGCCGGCGCGCACAGCGGGCCCGCCGCTTGCCCGCCGCCGCCGAGGCCGTCGCCAAGGGCCCCGGCCGGGACTGGGCCGCCTGGGACCGCGCGGCCAGCGCCCTGGACGACGTGGACCCCATGCCCGACCCCGCGCTCTTCCTCTGCGCCCGGAGGCCCCCGCGGCCCAGCGGCCGCAGCCCGCGCCAGCCGCCTCGCCAGGAGCCCCCGGACCAAGCCGGCCTGCAGGCCGGGCCCTGCCGGAGCCCGCCGGGCGCGCCCAGCCCGCCCAGTGCGCCCGGGGACCCGGAGTAG
- the CCDC92B gene encoding coiled-coil domain containing 92B isoform X1 translates to MSRADGPRRCGITLSSSPGGAQAWIAMDTVSLEHQIQSVQRHISFLKKEQMALLRDLHLEILRLQKRCSELTHDLEMREAQSHQQEAASRELESKCRALESQLAARAAANAELRREVAQREALVSALRCSLRAEERRFLEELRRRSHRATVLGTELQKHTEAAAYLSCQLHAARQRLQTPRPGPGATAEPRPRRRAQRARRLPAAAEAVAKGPGRDWAAWDRAASALDDVDPMPDPALFLCARRPPRPSGRSPRQPPRQEPPDQAGLQAGPCRSPPGAPSPPSAPGDPE, encoded by the exons ATGAGCAGGGCAGATGGGCCCAGAAGATGTGGGATCACCTTGTCATCCTCCCCAGGTGGGGCCCAGGCCTGGATTGCCATGGATACCGTGTCCCTGGAGCATCAGATCCAGAGCGTGCAACGACACATCAGCTTCCTGAAAAAAGAGCAGATGGCCCTGCTGCGAGACCTGCACCTGGAAATCCTGAGGCTGCAGAAACGCTGCTCAG AACTGACCCATGACCTGGAGATGAGAGAGGCCCAGTCTCACCAACAAG AGGCGGCGTCCCGGGAGCTGGAGAGCAAGTGCCGCGCGCTGGAGTCCCAGCTGGCGGCGCGGGCGGCGGCCAACGCGGAGCTGCGGCGGGAGGTGGCGCAGCGCGAGGCGCTGGTGTCGGCGCTGCGCTGCAGCCTGCGCGCCGAGGAGCGCCGCTTCTTGGAGGAGCTGCGGCGCCGCAGCCACCGCGCCACCGTGCTGGGCACCGAGCTGCAGAAGCACACCGAGGCGGCCGCCTACCTCTCCTGCCAGCTGCACGCGGCGCGCCAGAGACTGCAGACTCCGCGCCCGGGCCCCGGGGCCACCGCCGAGCCCCGGCCCCGCCGGCGCGCACAGCGGGCCCGCCGCTTGCCCGCCGCCGCCGAGGCCGTCGCCAAGGGCCCCGGCCGGGACTGGGCCGCCTGGGACCGCGCGGCCAGCGCCCTGGACGACGTGGACCCCATGCCCGACCCCGCGCTCTTCCTCTGCGCCCGGAGGCCCCCGCGGCCCAGCGGCCGCAGCCCGCGCCAGCCGCCTCGCCAGGAGCCCCCGGACCAAGCCGGCCTGCAGGCCGGGCCCTGCCGGAGCCCGCCGGGCGCGCCCAGCCCGCCCAGTGCGCCCGGGGACCCGGAGTAG